The Cellulomonas wangleii genome includes a region encoding these proteins:
- a CDS encoding MarR family winged helix-turn-helix transcriptional regulator, with product MTSETPWLTPAELRAWLGLVAVAELLPAQLDSQLQRDAGLTHFEYQVLAMLSEAEDRTLRMSALARRTNATLPRLSHVVRRLEERGLVERAPCATDRRATEAHLTPAGWDLVVRTAPGHVATARALVVDALTPEQVSQLEELSRAMLHRLDPEGRLAPPLDELAG from the coding sequence GTGACCTCCGAGACCCCCTGGCTGACGCCTGCCGAGCTGCGCGCCTGGCTCGGGCTGGTGGCCGTCGCCGAGCTCCTGCCGGCCCAGCTCGACTCGCAGCTGCAGCGCGACGCCGGTCTCACGCACTTCGAGTACCAGGTGCTGGCGATGCTGTCCGAGGCGGAGGACCGCACGCTGCGGATGTCGGCGCTGGCCCGCCGCACCAACGCCACGCTCCCCCGCCTCTCGCATGTCGTGCGCCGGCTCGAGGAGCGCGGGCTGGTGGAGCGGGCGCCGTGCGCCACGGACCGCCGGGCCACCGAGGCGCACCTCACCCCCGCCGGCTGGGACCTGGTGGTGCGGACGGCCCCGGGGCACGTCGCGACCGCCCGCGCCCTGGTGGTGGACGCGCTGACACCCGAGCAGGTCTCGCAGCTGGAGGAGCTGAGCCGGGCGATGCTGCACCGACTCGACCCCGAGGGGCGCCTCGCGCCGCCGCTGGACGAGCTCGCCGGCTGA
- a CDS encoding pectate lyase family protein, producing MTRLLATGVAAALATAVGVSTLTLPAQAATGAADGFASQNGGTTGGAGGRTVRATTGTQIHEALCGRAGSDTPIVIEVSGTITHGNTAKVSGSSCNTAAGVIELKQVSNVTLVGVGSGAVFDQVGIHIREARNIIVQNVTVKNVKKSGSPTSNGGDAIGMESGVSNVWVDHVTLEASGGESEGYDGLFDMKGDTRYVTLSYSILRNSGRGGLVGSGDSDLGNGPVTYHHNLYENLDSRVPLLRGATAHIYNNHYVGIKESGINARAGGKAKVDNNYFEDSKDVLGTFYTDLPGYWQVAGNVFDNVSWSSKGGDTNPAGPNVTSTTTVSVPYSYRLDGASCVPALVRATAGANTGNQVSNGSCTPQTPAPTTAPTSAPTTGPTAGPTSSPQPSTPPPTAPPLGRNLSLGAGADGSGKGGGTSYGNAIDGSLSTYWQPSGSTGRISVKWGSATTVARVVVREPAGSVGSIGAWRAVDNATGVVLATGNGAGTLTFRATSLTKLNVEILGSTGTPRVAEVETYAG from the coding sequence GTGACACGACTCCTGGCGACCGGGGTCGCTGCGGCCCTGGCCACAGCCGTCGGCGTGTCCACGCTCACCCTCCCCGCCCAGGCGGCCACCGGAGCCGCCGACGGCTTCGCCTCGCAGAACGGCGGCACCACCGGCGGCGCCGGCGGGCGGACGGTGCGGGCCACCACCGGCACCCAGATCCACGAGGCCCTGTGCGGCCGTGCCGGCAGCGACACCCCGATCGTCATCGAGGTGTCCGGCACCATCACCCACGGCAACACCGCCAAGGTCTCCGGCAGCAGCTGCAACACGGCCGCCGGGGTCATCGAGCTCAAGCAGGTGAGCAACGTGACGCTCGTGGGCGTCGGCAGCGGCGCGGTGTTCGACCAGGTCGGCATCCACATCCGCGAGGCGCGCAACATCATCGTCCAGAACGTCACCGTCAAGAACGTCAAGAAGTCCGGCTCCCCGACGTCCAACGGCGGCGACGCCATCGGCATGGAGAGCGGCGTCAGCAACGTCTGGGTCGACCACGTGACGCTCGAGGCGTCCGGCGGGGAGTCGGAGGGCTACGACGGCCTGTTCGACATGAAGGGCGACACGCGGTACGTGACGCTGTCGTACAGCATCCTGCGCAACTCCGGGCGCGGCGGCCTCGTGGGCTCCGGGGACAGCGACCTGGGCAACGGCCCGGTGACCTACCACCACAACCTCTACGAGAACCTCGACTCGCGCGTGCCGCTGCTCCGCGGCGCGACGGCGCACATCTACAACAACCACTACGTCGGCATCAAGGAGTCGGGCATCAACGCCCGTGCCGGCGGCAAGGCCAAGGTCGACAACAACTACTTCGAGGACTCCAAGGACGTGCTCGGCACGTTCTACACGGACCTGCCCGGCTACTGGCAGGTCGCGGGCAACGTCTTCGACAACGTGTCGTGGTCCAGCAAGGGCGGCGACACCAACCCCGCGGGGCCGAACGTCACGTCGACGACGACGGTCTCGGTCCCGTACTCCTACCGGCTCGACGGCGCGAGCTGCGTGCCCGCCCTGGTGCGCGCCACGGCCGGGGCGAACACGGGCAACCAGGTGTCGAACGGGTCGTGCACTCCGCAGACCCCGGCGCCGACGACGGCACCCACGTCCGCGCCGACCACGGGCCCCACCGCCGGCCCGACCTCGTCACCGCAGCCGTCCACGCCGCCGCCCACCGCGCCGCCCCTGGGACGCAACCTCAGCCTGGGTGCGGGCGCCGACGGCTCCGGCAAGGGCGGCGGCACCAGCTACGGCAACGCGATCGACGGGTCGCTCAGCACGTACTGGCAGCCGAGCGGCTCGACGGGCCGCATCTCGGTGAAGTGGGGGTCGGCCACCACGGTCGCCCGGGTCGTGGTGCGCGAGCCGGCGGGCTCCGTGGGGTCCATCGGGGCGTGGCGGGCCGTCGACAACGCCACGGGGGTCGTGCTCGCCACGGGCAACGGGGCCGGGACGCTGACCTTCAGGGCCACGTCCCTGACCAAGCTCAACGTGGAGATCCTCGGGTCGACCGGTACGCCGCGCGTCGCGGAGGTCGAGACGTACGCCGGCTGA
- a CDS encoding histidine phosphatase family protein, which produces MRQHLLLWRHARTAYNALARLQGQIDIPLDEVGHWQARVSAARLAARHRPVRIVASDLSRAVDTAGYLARAVGVPVELDPRLRERAFGEWEGMTGHDIEARWPQEFREWRAGGDPVGVGAETRAEVAARIGEAVRDQVARTTEGGTLVVVSHGSALGSVVADLLGQDPAWRGIVGMHNAHWAELLAAGSADADPAWRLLGYNVGPTDASSDWNAGPDPEPAQEAADDATRDPD; this is translated from the coding sequence GTGAGGCAGCACCTGCTGCTCTGGCGGCACGCGCGGACGGCCTACAACGCCCTGGCCCGGCTGCAGGGGCAGATCGACATCCCCCTGGACGAGGTCGGTCACTGGCAGGCGCGCGTCTCCGCGGCGCGCCTGGCCGCCCGGCACCGCCCGGTGCGCATCGTCGCGTCGGACCTCTCGCGCGCGGTCGACACCGCGGGCTACCTGGCCCGTGCGGTCGGCGTCCCGGTGGAGCTGGACCCGCGGCTGCGGGAGCGCGCCTTCGGCGAGTGGGAGGGCATGACGGGCCACGACATCGAGGCCCGCTGGCCGCAGGAGTTCCGCGAGTGGCGCGCCGGCGGGGACCCGGTCGGGGTCGGCGCCGAGACCCGCGCCGAGGTCGCGGCCCGCATCGGCGAGGCCGTCCGCGACCAGGTCGCGCGCACCACCGAGGGCGGGACGCTCGTCGTCGTGTCCCACGGTTCCGCGCTCGGCTCGGTCGTGGCCGACCTGCTCGGGCAGGACCCCGCGTGGCGCGGCATCGTCGGCATGCACAACGCCCACTGGGCCGAGCTGCTGGCCGCGGGCTCGGCCGATGCGGACCCCGCGTGGCGTCTGCTGGGCTACAACGTGGGCCCGACCGACGCATCGTCGGACTGGAACGCCGGCCCCGACCCGGAGCCCGCGCAGGAGGCCGCCGACGACGCCACGCGCGACCCGGACTGA
- the rsfS gene encoding ribosome silencing factor: MSASPRAIELAHAAARAASDLKAQEIIALDVSEQLVLTDVFLIASGTNERQVGAIVDAVEESLHKLGAKPVRREGKAQGRWVLIDFGDVVVHVQHAEDRVYYALERLWKDCPLIELPPEERGEQADA; encoded by the coding sequence GTGTCTGCGAGCCCCCGCGCGATCGAGCTGGCCCACGCCGCCGCCCGCGCCGCATCCGACCTCAAGGCGCAGGAGATCATCGCGCTCGACGTGAGCGAGCAGCTCGTCCTCACCGACGTCTTCCTCATCGCCTCCGGGACGAACGAGCGGCAGGTCGGCGCGATCGTCGACGCCGTCGAGGAGTCCCTGCACAAGCTCGGCGCGAAGCCCGTGCGCCGGGAGGGCAAGGCGCAGGGTCGGTGGGTCCTCATCGACTTCGGTGACGTCGTCGTGCACGTGCAGCACGCCGAGGACCGCGTCTACTACGCGCTCGAGCGACTCTGGAAGGACTGCCCCCTGATCGAGCTGCCCCCGGAGGAGCGGGGCGAGCAGGCCGACGCGTGA
- the nadD gene encoding nicotinate-nucleotide adenylyltransferase — MPATTGVPARPRLGVMGGTFDPVHHGHLVAASEVAARFDLDEVVFVPTGQPTFKQHANVSPAEHRYLMTVIATASNPRFTVSRVDIDRAGLTYTVDTLRDLKTERPDADLFFITGADAIAQILTWKDAAELFDMARFVAVTRPGHALSVDGLPAGRVDVLEVPALAISSSDIRARARAAEPVWYLVPDGVVQYIAKHRLYRGRDE; from the coding sequence GTGCCGGCCACCACGGGGGTCCCTGCCCGCCCACGCCTCGGGGTGATGGGTGGCACGTTCGACCCCGTGCACCACGGCCACCTGGTGGCCGCGAGCGAGGTCGCCGCCCGCTTCGACCTCGACGAGGTCGTGTTCGTGCCGACGGGGCAGCCCACGTTCAAGCAGCACGCGAACGTCTCGCCCGCCGAGCACCGGTATCTCATGACGGTGATCGCGACGGCGTCGAACCCCCGCTTCACGGTGAGCCGCGTGGACATCGACCGCGCGGGACTCACGTACACGGTCGACACGCTGCGGGACCTCAAGACCGAGCGCCCGGACGCCGACCTCTTCTTCATCACCGGCGCGGACGCGATCGCGCAGATCCTCACGTGGAAGGATGCTGCCGAGCTGTTCGACATGGCGCGGTTCGTGGCGGTCACCCGCCCCGGGCACGCGCTGTCGGTGGACGGCCTGCCCGCCGGGCGGGTCGACGTGCTGGAGGTCCCGGCCCTCGCGATCTCCTCGTCCGACATCCGTGCGCGTGCGCGTGCCGCGGAGCCGGTGTGGTATCTCGTCCCCGACGGGGTCGTCCAGTACATCGCCAAGCACAGGTTGTATCGAGGTCGTGATGAGTGA
- a CDS encoding glutamate-5-semialdehyde dehydrogenase gives MTTSLEQSTPALVDPEEAVLAVARRAREASRALATATRATKDAALRAMADALVAATDRVLVANAQDVDRERAAGMSPGLLDRLTLTPERVAAIADALRELAALPDPVGEVVRGSTLPNGLRLRQVRVPMGVVGMIYEARPNVTVDAAGLALKSGNAVVLRGGSAAARSNEVVVQVLAAALDAQGLPGDLVQSVDAWGRPGAVALMHARGLVDVLVPRGGADLIATVVREATVPVIETGVGNCHLYVDASADHADALAILLNSKTQRVGVCNAVETLLVHRDVADTFLPAALTALATAGVTVHGDDVTLAHVPAGAAAVPATEEDWGTEYLSLDLAVRVVEDLDDAVAHVRRWSTGHTEAIVTQDLRASERFVAEVDAAAVIVNASTRFTDGGQFGLGAEIGISTQKLHARGPMGLSELTTTKWIVHGDGHVRP, from the coding sequence ATGACCACGTCGCTGGAGCAGTCGACACCCGCGCTCGTCGACCCCGAGGAGGCGGTGCTCGCCGTCGCGCGTCGCGCCCGGGAGGCGTCCCGTGCCCTGGCGACCGCGACGCGCGCCACCAAGGACGCCGCGCTGCGGGCCATGGCCGACGCACTGGTGGCCGCCACCGACCGCGTGCTGGTCGCGAACGCGCAGGACGTCGACCGGGAGCGCGCCGCCGGGATGTCGCCCGGCCTGCTCGACCGGCTCACGCTGACGCCGGAGCGCGTCGCCGCGATCGCCGACGCCCTGCGCGAGCTCGCGGCCCTCCCGGACCCGGTCGGGGAGGTCGTGCGCGGCTCGACGCTGCCCAACGGGCTGCGGCTGCGGCAGGTCCGCGTGCCGATGGGGGTCGTCGGGATGATCTACGAGGCCCGCCCGAACGTCACGGTGGACGCCGCGGGGCTGGCCCTGAAGAGCGGGAACGCCGTGGTGCTGCGCGGCGGGTCCGCGGCGGCGCGGTCCAACGAGGTCGTCGTGCAGGTCCTGGCCGCCGCGCTGGACGCGCAAGGGCTCCCGGGCGACCTGGTCCAGTCCGTGGACGCCTGGGGGCGGCCGGGGGCCGTCGCGCTGATGCACGCGCGCGGCCTGGTCGACGTGCTCGTGCCGCGCGGGGGAGCGGACCTCATCGCGACGGTCGTGCGGGAGGCCACGGTGCCGGTGATCGAGACCGGCGTGGGCAACTGCCACCTGTACGTCGACGCGAGCGCCGACCACGCCGACGCCCTGGCGATCCTGCTGAACTCCAAGACGCAGCGCGTCGGGGTGTGCAACGCGGTCGAGACGCTGCTGGTGCACCGTGACGTGGCCGACACCTTCCTGCCGGCCGCGCTCACCGCGCTGGCGACGGCCGGCGTGACGGTCCACGGGGACGACGTGACGTTGGCGCACGTGCCGGCGGGTGCTGCCGCGGTCCCCGCGACCGAGGAGGACTGGGGCACGGAGTACCTGTCGCTCGACCTCGCGGTCCGCGTGGTGGAGGACCTCGACGACGCCGTCGCGCACGTGCGCCGCTGGTCCACCGGGCACACCGAGGCCATCGTCACGCAGGACCTGCGTGCGTCGGAGCGGTTCGTGGCGGAGGTGGACGCGGCGGCGGTCATCGTCAACGCGTCGACGCGGTTCACGGACGGCGGGCAGTTCGGCCTCGGTGCCGAGATCGGCATCTCCACGCAGAAGCTCCACGCGCGCGGGCCGATGGGTCTGTCCGAGCTGACGACGACCAAGTGGATCGTGCACGGTGACGGCCACGTGCGTCCCTGA
- the proB gene encoding glutamate 5-kinase yields MGAVSAAALLGRDQLPGAGRIVVKVGSSSLTTPDGHLDPARLGAVVDVLAARRAAGAQVVLVSSGAIAAGIGPLGLAARPRDLATQQAAASVGQGLLVAHYTRAFAAHGLTVAQVLLTAEDTWRRGQYRNAHRALTRLLDLGVVPIINENDAVATDEIRFGDNDRLAALVSHLVHADALVLLTDVDALYTGPPSRAGSRRIADVQALDELAGIDVTARGSAVGTGGMVTKLESVAIATQSGIPVVLTSAARAGDALAGQDVGTWFAATGRRRSIRLLWLAHAARTRGRLVLDDGAVRAVVERRTSLLPAGVTDVEGTFEAGDPIELVDGSGAVVARGLVAYGSEEVPQLLGRTTADLRAELGPGWDRELVHRDDLVLVRRRR; encoded by the coding sequence ATGGGTGCCGTGAGTGCCGCCGCCCTGTTGGGACGTGACCAGCTGCCCGGTGCGGGCCGCATCGTCGTCAAGGTGGGGTCGTCCTCGCTGACGACGCCCGACGGACACCTCGACCCTGCGCGGCTCGGCGCGGTGGTCGACGTCCTCGCCGCCCGGCGGGCCGCCGGGGCGCAGGTCGTCCTCGTGTCGTCCGGTGCCATCGCCGCGGGCATCGGCCCGCTGGGCCTGGCCGCGCGTCCGCGTGACCTGGCGACGCAGCAGGCCGCCGCGTCGGTGGGGCAGGGGCTGCTGGTGGCGCACTACACGCGCGCGTTCGCGGCGCACGGCCTGACGGTCGCGCAGGTGCTGCTCACGGCCGAGGACACGTGGCGCCGCGGGCAGTACCGCAACGCCCACCGGGCCCTGACGCGGCTGCTGGACCTCGGCGTCGTGCCGATCATCAACGAGAACGACGCGGTCGCGACCGACGAGATCCGGTTCGGTGACAACGACCGGCTCGCGGCCCTGGTGTCGCACCTGGTGCACGCCGACGCGCTCGTGCTGCTCACCGACGTCGACGCGCTCTACACCGGTCCGCCCTCACGTGCCGGCTCCCGGCGGATCGCCGACGTGCAGGCGCTCGACGAGCTCGCGGGCATCGACGTCACGGCCCGGGGCAGCGCGGTGGGGACCGGCGGCATGGTGACCAAGCTGGAGTCCGTCGCCATCGCCACGCAGTCCGGGATCCCGGTGGTGCTCACGTCGGCCGCCCGAGCCGGCGACGCGCTGGCGGGGCAGGACGTGGGCACGTGGTTCGCGGCCACGGGGCGGCGGCGTTCCATCCGGCTGCTGTGGCTCGCGCACGCCGCGCGCACGCGCGGCCGCCTCGTGCTGGACGACGGCGCGGTGCGGGCGGTCGTCGAGCGGCGCACGTCGCTGCTGCCGGCGGGCGTCACCGACGTCGAGGGGACGTTCGAGGCAGGTGACCCCATCGAGCTCGTCGACGGCTCCGGTGCGGTCGTCGCGCGCGGGCTGGTCGCCTACGGCTCGGAGGAGGTCCCGCAGCTGCTCGGCCGCACCACGGCCGACCTGCGGGCCGAGCTCGGCCCGGGGTGGGACCGCGAGCTCGTGCACCGCGACGACCTCGTGCTGGTCCGTCGGCGGCGCTGA
- the obgE gene encoding GTPase ObgE, producing MATFVDRVVLHATGGDGGHGCASIHREKFKPLAGPDGGNGGNGGSVIVEVDPQVTTLLPFHHLPHRRAASGGQGMGDHRSGATADDLVLGVPDGTVVKSPDGTVLADLVGAGARYVVAAGGRGGLGNAALSSPRRKAPGFALLGEPGEEAEVVLELKTIADVALVGFPSAGKSSLVAAISAARPKIADYPFTTLVPNLGVVQAGDARYTVADVPGLIPGASQGKGLGLEFLRHIERCAVVVHVLDCATLEPDRDPVTDLDVLEHELAAYAEDLAVAAGGVPLTERPRIVVLNKIDVPEARELADLVRPELEARGLPVFEISTASHEGLRPLTFALAERVAAARRAAPAPEATRVVLRPRAVDDTGFTVKRREGGGQVWFAVRGEKPERWVRQTDFSNDEAVGYLADRLARAGVEDALYKAGAVAGDEVRIGPDENAVVFDWEPTLLTGSELLGGPRGTDVRLEDRARPTRGQKRREYTERMDAKAAARSELWTEREQGVWTDPDDA from the coding sequence GTGGCGACGTTCGTCGACCGTGTCGTGCTGCACGCGACCGGCGGTGACGGTGGGCACGGTTGTGCGTCCATCCACCGCGAGAAGTTCAAGCCGCTCGCCGGCCCCGACGGCGGCAACGGCGGCAACGGCGGGTCGGTGATCGTCGAGGTCGACCCTCAGGTCACCACGCTGCTGCCGTTCCACCACCTGCCCCACCGGCGCGCCGCGTCGGGCGGCCAGGGCATGGGCGACCACCGCAGCGGCGCGACCGCCGACGACCTCGTCCTCGGCGTTCCCGACGGGACGGTCGTGAAGTCGCCCGACGGCACGGTGCTCGCGGACCTCGTCGGCGCCGGCGCGCGCTACGTGGTCGCCGCGGGCGGGCGCGGCGGGCTCGGCAACGCCGCGCTGTCCTCGCCGCGTCGCAAGGCCCCGGGCTTCGCGCTGCTGGGGGAGCCGGGCGAGGAGGCGGAGGTCGTCCTCGAGCTCAAGACCATCGCCGACGTGGCGCTGGTCGGGTTCCCGTCGGCGGGCAAGTCGAGCCTGGTCGCGGCGATCTCCGCCGCCCGGCCCAAGATCGCCGACTACCCGTTCACCACGCTCGTGCCGAACCTCGGCGTCGTGCAGGCCGGTGACGCGCGCTACACCGTGGCGGACGTGCCCGGGCTGATCCCCGGTGCCTCGCAGGGCAAGGGCCTCGGGCTGGAGTTCCTGCGGCACATCGAGCGCTGCGCCGTCGTGGTGCACGTGCTGGACTGCGCGACGCTCGAGCCGGACCGTGACCCCGTCACGGACCTCGACGTGCTCGAGCATGAGCTCGCCGCGTACGCGGAGGACCTCGCGGTGGCCGCCGGGGGCGTGCCGCTCACCGAGCGGCCGCGCATCGTCGTGCTCAACAAGATCGACGTCCCCGAGGCACGCGAGCTCGCGGACCTCGTGCGCCCCGAGCTCGAGGCCCGTGGCCTGCCCGTCTTCGAGATCTCGACCGCGAGCCACGAGGGGCTGCGGCCCTTGACGTTCGCGCTCGCCGAGCGGGTCGCGGCAGCGCGCCGCGCCGCGCCGGCGCCCGAGGCGACGCGCGTCGTGCTGCGTCCCCGCGCGGTGGACGACACCGGCTTCACGGTGAAGCGGCGCGAGGGCGGGGGTCAGGTCTGGTTCGCCGTCCGCGGCGAGAAGCCCGAGCGGTGGGTGCGGCAGACGGACTTCTCCAACGACGAGGCCGTGGGCTACCTGGCCGACCGCCTCGCGCGCGCCGGGGTCGAGGACGCGCTGTACAAGGCCGGGGCCGTGGCGGGTGACGAGGTCCGCATCGGGCCGGACGAGAACGCGGTGGTCTTCGACTGGGAGCCGACGCTGCTCACGGGGTCCGAGCTGCTCGGTGGCCCGCGCGGCACGGACGTGCGCCTGGAGGACCGCGCCCGCCCGACCCGCGGTCAGAAGCGTCGCGAGTACACCGAGCGCATGGACGCCAAGGCGGCCGCCCGCTCCGAGCTGTGGACGGAGCGCGAGCAGGGTGTCTGGACGGATCCGGACGACGCCTGA
- the rpmA gene encoding 50S ribosomal protein L27, giving the protein MAHKKGASSSRNGRDSNAQRLGVKRFGGQVVKAGEILVRQRGTHFHPGDNVGRGGDDTLFALAAGSVLFGTRRGRKVIDIVVADA; this is encoded by the coding sequence ATGGCACACAAGAAGGGCGCGAGCTCCTCGCGCAACGGTCGCGACTCGAACGCCCAGCGCCTCGGCGTCAAGCGCTTCGGCGGTCAGGTCGTCAAGGCCGGCGAGATCCTCGTCCGCCAGCGCGGCACCCACTTCCACCCGGGCGACAACGTCGGCCGCGGTGGTGACGACACGCTGTTCGCACTGGCCGCCGGCTCGGTGCTGTTCGGCACGCGTCGTGGCCGCAAGGTCATCGACATCGTGGTCGCCGACGCCTGA
- the rplU gene encoding 50S ribosomal protein L21, whose product MVYAIVKAGGRQEKVAVGDVVVVDRLAAEAGSSVQLPALLLVDGEKVTTDAAALAKVTVTAEVVRDEKGPKIDILKYKNKTGYRKRQGHRQKLTRLKVTGIK is encoded by the coding sequence GTGGTGTACGCGATCGTGAAGGCTGGCGGCCGCCAGGAGAAGGTCGCCGTCGGCGACGTCGTCGTCGTCGACCGCCTCGCCGCCGAGGCGGGGTCGTCGGTCCAGCTGCCGGCGCTCCTGCTCGTGGACGGCGAGAAGGTCACCACCGACGCCGCGGCGCTGGCCAAGGTGACGGTGACGGCGGAGGTCGTGCGGGACGAGAAGGGTCCCAAGATCGACATCCTCAAGTACAAGAACAAGACCGGCTACCGCAAGCGCCAGGGTCACCGCCAGAAGCTGACCCGGCTGAAGGTCACCGGCATCAAGTGA